In Schistocerca americana isolate TAMUIC-IGC-003095 chromosome 7, iqSchAmer2.1, whole genome shotgun sequence, a single genomic region encodes these proteins:
- the LOC124623012 gene encoding vegetative cell wall protein gp1-like → MRPKRNSNAVKSNVQTASEEGVVVPPAQPTSCHLVRGGFQPRLPTSLPSPGQQQQQQQPSPLPRRQPVPLMPPAQLHSGAPQVVAPAPAVPLQSPPPSELMDVDPSAGPPSQAVAVQPVLQPLSLGTPKESDTAAPCPAPTQQPSTQRQETLPLFVGPGAPSRPVPEAACQTSAILSTTTNQASVFGAGYRHPCRLGATTIYYTLFANFS, encoded by the exons atgcgacccaagcgtaattcaaacgctgtaaaaagtaatgtacagactgcaagtgaagagggagttgttgttccacccgcccaacccacgagttgtc atttggtccgcggcgggttccagccgcgccttccgacttcgctgccgtccccagggcagcagcagcagcagcagcagccgtcgccgctaccacgtcgacagcccgtcccgttgatgcctcccgcgcagcttcattcgggagcgccccaggtggtcgctccggcgcctgcggtccctcttcagtcgccaccgccttcggagctgatggacgtcgacccctcagccgggccgccttcccaagcggtggctgtgcagcctgtcctgcagccgctttccttgggcacccccaaggagtctgacaccgcagcgccttgtccggcgcccactcagcagccgtcgacgcagcgtcaggagacgctgcctctcttcgtgggtcccggcgccccgtcgcgtccagtaccagaagctgc CTGCCAAACCAGCGCCATATTATCGACGACGACAAATCAGGCATCAGTATTTGGTGCAGGTTACAGACATCCATGTAGACTTGGAGCGACGACCATTTACTACACCCTGTTTGCCAACTTCTCGTAA